GTTCTAATAGTATGTTATTGTCCGTTATTGGGGTCGTAAAAATGCGCATCTTACTTTATTAATCATCCTGTTACTGGATTATTCTGGGCTATTGGTGTCATTCAAACTTGCCAACATCGGCGTTCTTTACCACATAAAATTGTGGGGTGTATTTCTATTATATTTGTATATTATTATGTTCTTAACTTTAGGGATACCTACCTGGCATCCTGCGGGTGGGCACGGACAAACTGATGAGACGAGAGTATTGAGTGGTGCTGGTTTCGTCGAATCTGAGAAATATTATGTCGTATCAGTTAGTTATCGAGAAGGTCTGGGTATTGGCGCAGACTAAACCGACTGAGTCAGTACCCCTATGCTTAGAAGTGTGGTTATTACGTTACCGGAGAGGATAATCATGACTGTCACGAATCACTTCAGTCTTTTCATGCAGGACGAAGAAATCAACCG
The nucleotide sequence above comes from Gammaproteobacteria bacterium. Encoded proteins:
- a CDS encoding hypothetical protein (Evidence 5 : Unknown function); the encoded protein is MFLTLGIPTWHPAGGHGQTDETRVLSGAGFVESEKYYVVSVSYREGLGIGAD